Proteins found in one Aspergillus puulaauensis MK2 DNA, chromosome 8, nearly complete sequence genomic segment:
- a CDS encoding WD40 repeat domain-containing protein (COG:A;~EggNog:ENOG410PGJX;~InterPro:IPR015943,IPR001680,IPR036322,IPR017986;~PFAM:PF00400;~go_function: GO:0005515 - protein binding [Evidence IEA]), with amino-acid sequence MPKTTFKEKNTREEKVAEKDETEKKLESLLFGDGDEFQSALKSGKNLNQLALTNISDESADEAEGDQEEENLEDVADADLFFLDSGADPVSTELELPTIPVEPENEDDELDGLPAVWHDSDDEHITVSLAGNNRLRKLRVAESEDIINGKEYIRRLRRQYLQLHPTPDWANPTLNKQADEDEDYFDRVEDMDTDEEEGTSTQPLAKLLQGIDFTKNETAGPTGGRPKLRKEVIGLQRLKDIGKDQPSAVSSLSFHPHHPLILSSGPASTLFLHHVAPDAPAPNPLLTSLHLRQTPISTSAFSFPDGGQIYASGRRRFFHIWDLNSGKVDKINGSADRREEQKSMEHLKLSPCGRYIGLIGSVRKGGGVVNIHSTTTAQWIAQVRVDGRGGVADFAWWRNGEGLTAVNLNGEVSEWDAQLNRIVARWKDAGGVGTTILRLGGSTEQSALGGDRWVAIGSNSGIVNIYDRSKWANTYASLLSANGDTSTAIPRSPEPTRALDQLVTSISHIQFAPDGQFLAMASETKKDALRLVHLPSCTVYRNWPTQSTPLGRVTSVAISPNSEYLAIGNDRGRIRLWQIQE; translated from the exons ATGCCCAAAACGACGtttaaagaaaagaatacCCGAGAGGAGAAGGTTGCTGAGAAAGATGAGACCgaaaagaagctggagagtcttctctttggcgatggggatgaatTTCAGAGTGCTTTAAAGTCTGGAAAAAATTTAAACCAACTAGCGCTCACAAATATCTCTGATGAGAGCGCAGATGAAGCCGAgggagatcaagaagaggaaaaccTGGAGGATGTTGCCGACGCCGAT CTCTTTTTCCTTGACTCTGGCGCCGACCCGGTATCTACGGAGCTTGAACTTCCAACCATACCAGTTGAACCTgagaacgaagacgatgaattAGATGGACTCCCTGCAGTGTGGCACGATAGCGATGATGAGCACATCACAGTCTCGCTGGCTGGCAATAACAGATTGAGGAAATTGCGCGTTGCTGAATCGGAGGATATAATCAACGGGAAGGAGTACATCCGGCGACTACGCAGGCAGTATCTGCAATTACATCCCACGCCCGACTGGGCGAACCCGACACTAAACAAGCAggcagacgaagatgaagattaCTTTGACCGCGTGGAAGATATGGACacggatgaggaagaaggaacaTCGACGCAGCCGCTAGCAAAACTCCTACAGGGTATTGACTTCACGAAAAACGAAACTGCTGGCCCAACGGGCGGTAGACCAAAATTGCGAAAAGAAGTTATTGGTCTTCAACGCTTGAAGGATATTGGAAAAGACCAACCA TCTGCCGTCAGCTCCCTCTCATTCCACCCTCATCACCCATTAATCCTCTCGTCGGGACCAGCAtcaaccctcttccttcaccaCGTTGCTCCCGATGCGCCTGCCCCCAACCCGCTCCTCACATCGCTCCACCTCCGCCAAACCCCCATCAGCACCTCAGCATTTTCTTTCCCCGATGGAGGCCAAATCTACGCTtctggccgccgccgcttctTCCACATTTGGGACCTCAACTCTGGCAAAGTTGACAAGATCAACGGCTCCGCAGACCGCCGTGAGGAACAGAAGTCCATGGAGCACCTAAAACTATCCCCTTGCGGACGCTACATTGGCCTCATCGGCTCCGTCCGCAAGGGTGGTGGCGTCGTCAACATCCATAGCACAACCACCGCACAATGGATCGCGCAAGTCCGCGTCGATGGCCGTGGCGGTGTAGCCGACTTCGCCTGGTGGAGGAACGGCGAGGGCCTAACGGCCGTCAACCTTAACGGCGAGGTCTCTGAATGGGACGCCCAGCTAAACCGCATCGTCGCACGATGGAAGGACGCTGGTGGTGTAGGAACGaccatcctccgcctcggcGGCAGCACTGAGCAATCAGCCCTAGGAGGCGACCGCTGGGTAGCCATCGGCAGTAACTCCGGTATCGTCAACATCTACGACCGCTCCAAGTGGGCGAATACATACGCCTCTCTCCTTTCCGCAAATGGGGATACTTCAACCGCAATTCCTCGAAGCCCGGAACCAACCCGTGCACTTGACCAGCTCGTTACGTCCATAAGCCATATCCAATTCGCGCCGGATGGTCAATTCCTCGCCATGGCGAGCGAAACTAAGAAAGACGCCTTGCGACTTGTGCATCTTCCTAGCTGTACCGTGTACCGGAATTGGCCGACACAGAGCACGCCGTTGGGGCGGGTCACGTCTGTGGCTATTTCACCAAATTCGGAGTATCTGGCTATTGGCAACGACCGAGGGCGAATTCGGTTGTGGCAGATCCAGGAGTAG
- a CDS encoding STIMATE family protein (COG:S;~EggNog:ENOG410PKQ2;~InterPro:IPR022127;~PFAM:PF12400;~SECRETED:SignalP(1-25);~TransMembrane:5 (n8-19c25/26o69-91i112-134o146-170i205-225o245-266i)): MVFRSISLFSVTTLIFAALSVGAHAAVPPTTSGTFTTPSPAASTTPTASYNPTSADSPENDDDNGECRLLGPFSLVVQAALGMLALLSLVYKRWRERPQRPVKVWAFDASKQVFGSSMLHLLNLVMSMFSAGQFEITRKYKPNPCSFYLLNLGIDTTLGIPILIFILHFLNRLAVYTPLANPPESIESGNYGDPPRFGWWFKQSIIYFIGLLGMKICVFFLIQMVPFIVKVGDWALRWTEGNTAIQIIFVMLLFPVIMNAIQYYIIDIFIKKPLSPSHDTLEDDSDVGENDHDDRHALLAGLDDDDESVNGVSRRSDERNIRSPVQFKEALSRLDSPELNPAEFSESGSTPTLSNPGEYDETISSTKPNAQTKNP, from the exons ATGGTTTTCCGGTCCATCTCGTTATTTTCCGTAACTACCCTGATATTTGCCGCCCTCAGCGTCGGAGCACATGCCGCAGTTCCTCCAACTACCAGTGGCACCTTCACAACTCCATCGCCAGCTGCATCAACTACGCCTACCGCTTCATATAACCCAACAAGCGCAGATTCCCCTGAGAATGACGATGATAACGGGGAATGCAGGCTATTAGGGCCGTTTTCACTTGTTGTCCAGGCTGCCCTCGGAATGCTGGCTCTACTATCGCTTGTCTACAAACGATGGAGAGAGCGCCCTCAACGGCCCGTGAAGGTGTGGGCATTCGATGCCTCGAAGCAAGTGTTTGGCTCATCTATGTTgcatcttctcaatctcgtTATGTCGATGTTCTCTGCCGGGCAATTTGAGATCACGAGAAAATATAAGCCAAATCCATGCTCCTTCTATTTGCTGAATCTGGGTATCGAC ACTACGCTTGGCATCCCGATTTTGATTTTCATCCTCCATTTTCTGAACCGCTTGGCGGTATACACTCCTCTCGCAAACCCTCCAGAGTCTATTGAATCAGGGAACTATGGAGATCCACCGCGCTTCGGATGGTGGTTTAAGCAGTCTATAATCTACTTTATTGGCCTTCTAGGAATGAAGATATGCGtgttcttcctcatccagatGGTGCCATTCATCGTCAAAGTGGGTGACTGGGCTTTACGATGGACAGAAGGCAACACCGCAATCCAGATCATTTTCGTCATGTTGCTCTTCCCTGTCATAATGAATGCGATACAGTACTACATTATCGACATCTTTATCAAGAAACCGCTTTCTCCATCCCACGATACCCTGGAAGATGACAGTGATGTTGGAGAAAACGACCACGACGATCGCCACGCACTGTTGGCCGGCTtggacgatgacgatgaatcAGTAAATGGTGTCTCTAGGAGAAGTGACGAAAGGAACATACGCAGTCCCGTTCAGTTCAAAGAAGCCCTGAGTCGATTAGATTCTCCTGAGCTAAACCCGGCCGAGTTTTCAGAATCTGgatcaacaccaaccctGAGCAACCCCGGCGAATATGATGAAACAATATCTTCTACGAAACCAAATGCGCAAACGAAAAATCCGTGA
- a CDS encoding putative pre-mRNA branch site protein p14 (COG:A;~EggNog:ENOG410PP6T;~InterPro:IPR000504,IPR034150,IPR035979,IPR012677;~PFAM:PF13893,PF00076;~go_function: GO:0003676 - nucleic acid binding [Evidence IEA]), with protein sequence MSRKLAPEANRILFVKNLNYNVTAEQLFDLFGKFGPIRQIRQGIANNSKGTAFVVYEDVHDAKQACDKLNGFNFQNRYLVVLYHQPEKMAKSKEDLAERQDNLERLKQQHGIE encoded by the exons ATGAGCCGAAAGCTCGCCCCCGAAGCCAATCG GATTCTCTTtgtcaagaacctcaa CTACAACGTAACTGCTGAACAACTTTTCGATCTTTTCGGAAAGTTTGGTCCTATCCG ACAAATACGACAAGGAATCGCGAACAACTCAAAAGGCACTGCATTTGTGGTTTATGAAGACGTTCACGACGCCAAACAGGCATGCGATAAGCTCAATGGATTCAACTTTCAGAACAGATATCTCGTCG TCCTATACCACCAGCCGGAGAAAATGGCCAAGTCGAAGGAGGATCTGGCGGAAAGGCAAGACAATTTGGAACGTCTCAAACAACAGCATGGTATAGAATGA
- the jhd1 gene encoding [Histone H3]-lysine-36 demethylase (COG:B;~EggNog:ENOG410PHW2;~InterPro:IPR019787,IPR019786,IPR011011,IPR001965, IPR003347,IPR041070,IPR001138;~PFAM:PF00628,PF02373;~go_function: GO:0000981 - DNA-binding transcription factor activity, RNA polymerase II-specific [Evidence IEA];~go_function: GO:0008270 - zinc ion binding [Evidence IEA];~go_process: GO:0006355 - regulation of transcription, DNA-templated [Evidence IEA]), with amino-acid sequence MISASSFVTPIGNRPPRYRTPSPPRRAVEPISPCSTTGILTSRNDREIVPGPTTSEHVHFTPGNNRFSPTDAPTTHRSGHGRSSSTIDTLATIALATSPTFAPLPNRPPSQMSNSNVSMFPPEPTEPIERPAKRPRSEKDQFSHTQHRSNAAPFANPPSISDSMKTDAELLLNFARPTNPYPPMPSSKRVSADESCHNHTLHSPGQIKESNMSTYWVSNHDGMIFNHSAVYNIPQSRMRSQSDGSAAISRPVIQGLRPNTSSSSLQPLAWKEGGGNGEKDWDFGNKQVVEARQTNFQNPDETTIPIFHQSRSLKKEHDTESDQSNQASCATCNLVRIPLDNEDLGDVTWISCDGCKRWFHIVCAGFKNDREIRTVDKFICKTCRPIHGQTTFVRKSSRARTSIDYAGLNQGLVKAATDSLEHHYIEPIKQNKIRFLPEKFPRMRAELVSAEYFERGNGMTEPIVVPAEFNTSAPFVNVCPEFDAVVQEASTQEMFDELLDHLPSDSCETVIDCGQDQLDMVIPQGLTVRAVSELYGPEERVEVIDVKSQHGEDKRWTMQKWADYYESSGSKVVRNVISLEISQSKLGRLIRRPKVVRDLDLQDAVWPEELKAVGNYPKVQFYCLMSVADCYTDFHIDFGGSSVYYHILKGRKTFFFIPPKDKHLKKYEEWCNSPAQDYTFLGDQTKECYRVDLFEGDTMLIPSGWIHAVWTPENSLVIGGNFLTRLNYGMQIKIAKIEKDTKVPMKFRYPFFQKIQWYTALKYLEEDPVPQDVLDAFAQDENYRFHREYPIYYEFEERTNTEPRGSPYHNSRFYSQAELEGLPDLAKYLLRTALIAGSYLVEGVTADTRNAVKRSIPAMSAEPIDIIRTFGIWIAWKRGNEKAAQWTRPGVVETNAKLSLTEKKPAGRPSRRSERNFENQRTYAERQAVQRLSELPVDDTQRELVVDGGSVMPLSNIAPPTLTSSVPVPNPNEDPIPKHRTASRGSGLGPKRVACDACRKRRIRCHHKEDSNGVTGPHISIGTSSLGHHTPTAQDAASALNSLAAIASGARFPNGHNTVKAMDRMEASTNYAAGMAAAPHRTAGKPSDTSPEGANSAKKGRSKACDDCRKSKRRCIHDEYGRIDPVKAQERSKPRATSLAKRPRVNEDVAASNASKRLKQESTSPVAKPAHLHHREAENPMRMQSVVENGLLEQSRRKNSTQNADMLLSERDVFADQNSYASPPAFQADTVATKELTTAVSKPAATLVSPPTSLADEMDIHDQPDGEGEHASAVYTPSSGSRHSSRQPRQVERYIPEIHFVKTTKPTTTYPQPARRSSFGGAGARKITPGLSSGQKKSASRPSSSHGKKSLSPSAEKKSERHSISSTSFGQYSKVPKPERANLLDDDDPDAESLRLIRELQEQEFSLRRRVGRT; translated from the exons ATGATTAGTGCAAGCTCTTTTGTGACTCCGATCGGCAACCGGCCGCCGCGATATCGAACCCCTTCCCCTCCGCGACGCGCTGTTGAACCCATCTCTCCCTGCTCGACCACCGGCATTCTTACCTCCCGGAACGATCGCGAAATAGTTCCGGGACCTACAACCTCCGAGCATGTTCATTTTACACCAGGAAACAATAGGTTCTCACCGACCGATGCCCCTACAACGCATCGGTCGGGTCATGGTCGATCCAGCTCGACTATCGACACTCTCGCGACGATCGCGCTAGCGACGAGTCCTACCTTTGCACCCCTCCCAAACCGTCCTCCATCACAGATGTCGAACTCGAATGTGTCCATGTTCCCGCCTGAGCCTACAGAACCGATTGAACGCCCAGCAAAACGACCACGATCGGAAAAAGATCAATTCTCACACACTCAACACCGATCAAATGCTGCACCATTTGCGAACCCCCCCTCGATTTCCGATAGTATGAAGACCGATGCAGAGCTTTTGTTGAATTTTGCGCGGCCCACGAATCCCTATCCACCAATGCCTTCCTCAAAACGTGTCAGCGCGGATGAATCCTGCCATAACCATACCCTCCACTCACCGGGCCAAATCAAAGAGAGCAATATGAGTACATACTGGGTCTCAAACCACGACGGCATGATATTCAATCATTCTGCAGTTTATAACATTCCACAATCACGCATGAGGTCCCAGTCGGATGGCTCCGCTGCTATATCCCGTCCCGTGATACAAGGTCTCCGGCCGAACACAAGCTCTTCGAGCCTCCAACCCCTAGCTTGGAAAGAAGGTGGAGGTAACGGGGAGAAAGACTGGGATTTTGGGAACAAGCAAGTTGTCGAGGCTCGTCAGACTAACTTTCAAAACCCGGACGAGACGACAATACCCATATTCCACCAGAGCCGGTCACTCAAAAAGGAGCATGACACAGAATCTGACCAATCCAATCAGGCAAGCTGTGCCACCTGCAACCTTGTTCGGATACCGCTCGACAATGAGGATCTAGGTGATGTCACCTGGATTAGCTGTGATGGTTGCAAGCGCTGGTTCCATATTGTATGCGCTGGGTTCAAGAATGACCGTGAGATCAGGACAGTCGATAAATTTATATGCAAAACGTGCCGACCCATCCACGGTCAGACTACCTTTGTTCGGAAATCGTCTCGCGCTCGCACTTCAATCGACTATGCGGGTCTCAACCAGGGCTTGGTAAAAGCCGCAACAGACTCGCTAGAGCATCACTATATCGAGCCTATTAAACAAAACAAGATACGCTTTCTCCCAGAAAAGTTCCCGCGCATGCGCGCCGAACTAGTCAGTGCTGAATATTTCGAAcgtgggaatgggatgacAGAACCGATTGTCGTCCCCGCTGAATTCAACACCTCGGCACCATTCGTGAATGTTTGCCCTGAATTCGACGCAGTTGTTCAAGAAGCATCTACGCAAGAGATGTTTGATGAACTTTTAGACCATTTGCCAAGTGACAGTTGTGAGACCGTTATTGACTGCGGTCAAGATCAATTAGACATGGTAATCCCACAAGGTCTAACAGTCAGAGCCGTCTCCGAGCTCTACGGTCCGGAGGAGAGGGTAGAGGTGATTGACGTCAAATCACAGCATGGCGAAGATAAGCGTTGGACTATGCAGAAATGGGCAGACTACTACGAAAGCAGCGGTTCAAAGGTTGTCCGAAACGTTATCAGTCTCGAAATCTCTCAGAGTAAATTAGGCAGGTTGATTCGCCGGCCGAAAGTCGTGCGCGATCTCGATCTTCAGGATGCGGTTTGGCCTGAAGAGTTGAAGGCCGTTGGGAATTATCCCAAAGTGCAGTTCTATTGCCTGATGTCAGTTGCCGACTGTTATACCGACTTTCACATTGACTTTGGTGGCTCCTCCGTATATTACCACATTCTGAAAGGCAGGAAAACCTTTTTCTTCATACCTCCCAAGGATAAACATCTGAAGAAGTATGAGGAGTGGTGCAACTCACCTGCGCAAGACTACACCTTTTTGGGTGACCAGACCAAAGAATGCTATCGCGTTGATCTGTTCGAAGGTGATACTATGCTCATCCCGTCTGGTTGGATACATGCCGTTTGGACTCCCGAGAATAGCCTGGTCATTGGAGGAAACTTCCTAACCCGACTCAACTACGGAATGCAAATAAAAATCGCGAAGATTGAGAAGGATACCAAGGTCCCTATGAAATTCAGATACCCCTTCTTTCAAAAGATACAGTGGTACACTGCCCTCAAGTATCTTGAGGAAGACCCGGTACCCCAAGATGTGCTGGATGCGTTTGCGCAGGACGAGAATTATCGCTTTCACCGGGAATATCCTATCTACTACGAATTCGAAGAGCGAACCAACACTGAGCCTAGAGGATCACCCTACCACAACTCGCGGTTCTACTCACAAGCTGAACTAGAGGGGCTTCCAGACCTTGCAAAATATCTTCTTAGGACTGCCTTAATTGCAGGCTCTTATCTCGTTGAGGGTGTTACTGCCGATACCAGAAATGCTGTTAAGAGATCTATACCTGCGATGTCGGCTGAACCAATCGACATCATTCGGACGTTCGGTATATGGATTGCATGGAAGCGAGGTAATGAAAAGGCTGCACAATGGACTCGTCCTGGCGTTGTGGAAACCAATGCCAAACTCAGCCTCACGGAGAAGAAACCCGCTGGGAGACCTAGTCGACGCTCGGAGCGCAACTTTGAAAACCAGCGAACGTACGCGGAGAGGCAGGCTGTGCAGCGTCTATCGGAGCTACCTGTCGATGACACTCAACGGGAGCTTGTCGTCGACGGTGGAAGCGTTATGCCTTTATCTAATATTGCGCCTCCCACACTTACTAGCTCCGTTCCAGTGCCCAACCCAAACGAAGATCCCATTCCGAAACATAGAACTGCGTCGCGCGGCTCTGGCCTAGGTCCAAAGCGGGTCGCCTGTGATGCATGTCGCAAACGAAGGATTCGATGCCATCACAAGGAAGATAGCAACGGCGTGACAGGACCACACATTTCAATTGGCACTTCTAGCTTAGGACATCACACACCTACTGCGCAAGATGCGGCATCCGCGCTGAACTCGTTAGCTGCGATTGCTTCCGGAGCTAGATTTCCAAACGGTCATAATACTGTTAAAGCTATGGACCGAATGGAAGCATCAACGAATTACGCCGCTGGCATGGCGGCCGCACCACACAGGACCGCGGGAAAACCCAGTGATACCAGCCCGGAGGGCGCGAATTCAGCAAAGAAGGGTCGCAGCAAAGCTTGTGACGACTGCCGAAAGAGTAAG CGTCGTTGCATTCACGATGAGTATGGTAGAATCGACCCTGTCAAGGCCCAGGAGCGATCGAAGCCACGAGCGACAAGTCTGGCGAAAAGGCCACGGGTCAATGAAGACGTCGCCGCATCCAATGCAAGTAAACGGTTGAAGCAGGAAAGCACTTCACCAGTGGCTAAACCGGCCCATTTGCACCACCGGGAAGCAGAAAACCCGATGCGTATGCAGTCGGTTGTTGAAAACGGTCTACTTGAGCAATCCCGGCGCAAAAACAGCACACAAAACGCGGATATGTTGCTCTCAGAGAGAGATGTCTTTGCTGATCAAAACTCATATGcgtcgccgccggcgttCCAGGCGGATACTGTTGCTACCAAGGAGTTGACAACGGCTGTATCTAAACCAGCTGCCACGTTGGTCTCACCACCAACGTCGTTGGCGGACGAGATGGATATACATGACCAACCCGACGGTGAGGGGGAACATGCATCCGCCGTATACACCCCTTCGTCGGGCTCCCGTCACTCTTCGCGTCAACCCCGCCAGGTTGAGAGATATATACCCGAGATTCACTTCGTTAAGACAACTAAGCCTACCACAACATATCCGCAACCTGCGCGCCGCTCATCCtttggcggtgctggtgcgCGGAAGATCACGCCTGGACTATCTTCCGGGCAGAAGAAGTCTGCGTCTCGCCCCTCCTCGTCTCATGGCAAGAAAAGCCTTTCACCTTCGGCGGAGAAGAAATCTGAACGGCATTCTATATCGTCTACGTCATTCGGTCAGTACAGCAAGGTTCCTAAGCCGGAGCGAGCAAATCTactcgacgacgacgaccccGACGCCGAAAGCCTGCGCCTAATTCGCGAActacaagaacaagaattCAGTTTAAGGAGGCGGGTAGGGCGGACATAG
- the VPS62 gene encoding uncharacterized protein (COG:S;~EggNog:ENOG410PIDW;~InterPro:IPR009291;~TransMembrane:1 (i21-39o)), whose amino-acid sequence MPPPSVLVPAILGPNACLRSFCLLLVVFIVTVVAVANPADDALLTATILSPPNRTIPIGKTYISGSTPIPTVSSTTFPSLSPNTAARYNEAGVAPQSVSTCDSSDGAAPLSTYEQMVQKTTAAIITLSSIIAYVTLNTFVRAVKPSAFIWYAEDYDEKEWIASSPSWLDRKACRWLGVCGTAHFHPVHPRFGHRKASSTVEEVDVPTWRDYWGNETIHPEEDWDAAERSRRHIPDYVLEYAPLVHLFSGEQFWPCDIAEHLYHVTPMLNYTPIQSKWDHPTLQDLDQLNKWEAGDNVFLTSNDNVEERPPWMEGEKNIPSPPEEEPEPSWADWDGRVDGPFPDDTPENRAKWYDTQLPLQDRDAENISPDNLGYLMPDEEQVREELRKRYGGEPISIKGVGGRSDAPAILLVLDKGNGIVDAFWFYFYSFNLGNVVLNVRFGNHIGDWEHCLVRFHNGKPKALFFSAHSGGEAYSYEAVEKIGRRPVIYSATGTHAMYATPGVHSYILPWGLLHDQTDKGPLWDPLLNSQIYTYDHVNDDLRASSFNPSAPTEWFYFNGHWGDKFYPLGDRRQYRFAGQYHYVNGPIGPRFKHLGRHKVCQGPDNAPCIIRDFIGERKRAKRWSVSGPENPYDYAD is encoded by the exons TCTGTCTGCTCCTCGTGGTCTTCATTGTCACCGTAGTCGCCGTTGCCAATCCCGCCGACGACGCTTTGTTGACCGCCACTATCTTATCGCCGCCTAATCGTACTATCCCAATCGGGAAAACATACATCAGTGGTAGTACGCCCATCCCCACTGTTTCTTCTACCacctttccttccttgtcGCCTAACACTGCTGCTCGTTATAACGAGGCTGGAGTTGCTCCTCAATCTGTATCCACTTGCGACTCCTCCGACGGTGCAGCTCCTCTTAGCACCTATGAGCAGATGGTTCAGAAGACTACCGCAGCAATCATCACTCTCTCCTCAATTATCGCCTATGTGACACTTAACACTTTTGTCCGTGCGGTAAAGCCGTCGGCATTTATTTGGTACGCAGAGGACTATGATGAGAAGGAATGGAtcgcttcttcgccttcatgGCTTGACCGGAAAGCCTGTCGGTGGCTCGGGGTTTGTGGTACCGCCCATTTCCATCCCGTTCACCCACGCTTCGGCCATCGCAAAGCTAGTTCAACGGTCGAAGAAGTAGATGTACCCACTTGGCGAGATTACTGGGGAAATGAGACAATCCATCCCGAGGAAGACTGGGACGCAGCGGAACGCTCTCGTCGACACATTCCAGACTATGTTCTCGAATATGCTCCTCTCGTGCATCTATTCTCCGGAGAGCAGTTCTGGCCGTGCGATATAGCGGAGCATCTCTATCACGTCACTCCCATGCTGAATTATACCCCAATCCAATCGAAGTGGGATCATCCGACTCTGCAGGATCTTGATCAGCTCAACAAATGGGAAGCGGGTGACAATGTGTTCCTTACCAGCAATGATAATGTAGAAGAACGACCTCCatggatggaaggagagaagaatatcCCCAGCCCTCCGGAAGAAGAACCCGAGCCCTCATGGGCCGATTGGGATGGCCGGGTAGACGGACCATTTCCGGATGATACGCCAGAGAATCGGGCCAAATGGTACGACACGCAGCTGCCCCTGCAGGACAGGGACGCGGAAAATATTTCACCGGATAACCTTGGCTATCTCATGCCGGACGAAGAGCAGGTTCGCGAGGAACTTCGGAAGCGATATGGAGGCGAACCGATATCGATCAAAGGAGTAGGTGGGCGGAGTGACGCGCCCGCCATTCTACTTGTTCTTGACAAAGGCAATGGCATTGTGGACGCTTTTTGGTTCTACTTTTATAGCTTCAATCTGGGGAACGTGGTGCTCAATGTGCGGTTCGGCAACCATATTGGAGATTGGGAGCATTGCTTAGTGCGGTTCCACAACGGAAAGCCCAAGGCACTTTTCTTCAGCGCCCATTCCGGGGGTGAAGCGTACAGCTATGAGGCCGTGGAAAAGATTGGCCGACGA CCGGTCATTTACTCAGCCACGGGTACACATGCTATGTATGCCACTCCAGGAGTGCATTCGTACATCCTCCCGTGGGGCCTTCTCCATGATCAAACAGACAAAGGACCTCTCTGGGATCCTCTCCTCAACTCCCAAATTTATACTTATGACCATGTCAATGATGACCTTCGTGCTTCATCCTTCAACCCATCCGCGCCGACAGAATGGTTCTATTTCAACGGCCATTGGGGTGATAAATTCTATCCTCTGGGAGATCGTCGACAGTATCGCTTTGCTGGCCAGTATCACTACGTGAACGGGCCCATTGGCCCTCGATTTAAGCACCTTGGCCGCCACAAAGTATGCCAGGGGCCCGATAATGCGCCCTGTATTATCAGAGACTTCATCGGAGAGAGGAAACGGGCCAAACGGTGGTCCGTATCTGGGCCTGAGAATCCTTACGATTATGCCGATTGA